The following is a genomic window from Calliphora vicina chromosome 5, idCalVici1.1, whole genome shotgun sequence.
ATTCCAAAGTTATGTGCAACGTTTTCGCAGTATTTATAAAACTCACGAAGATATAAGAGTAGGTATTTCTTATTTACACACAACAAATCACCTTAAGACTATAGTTTAACTTATATAAAGTTTAAAATGCTTTCACCTTTCAATCAGCTTATACATATACCGGGAGACAATGATATTGGCGGTGAGAATGGTGAATATATATCGAATCTCAATATACACCGCTTTGAAGAGGCCTTTACACAACGCGATATATTCGACTATAATCTATTGcgtttctttaaaataaatcgcATGATGCTGGATTTTACAAATCCCGATAGacttaataataaacaaaagctACGCATTGGTCTATCACATGCACCTATACTTATTGGTGGCGGACCGTTATTAAGAGCCATATTAACGGAATTAGATCCGCATATTATATTTTCCGGCCATTGGCATGAATCTCGTATATTTATACATCCCTCCACAAAGGTAATTAGTTTTTATGAACCTACCGTCAAGCATTTCAATTTAAAGCAAATGAAGGAACAACAACACAGTTATTTGGAAATAATGGTGCCGACTTCATCATATCGCATGGGTAAAACAAATATAGGCATGGGTTATGCCGTATTAGGTAAGATAGTCTagtatttaatattgaaaatatgtttatttattttcgttttattttttgcagaaAATTATGATCTCAGTTATACTGTATTATGGCTACCAAATcgttttatatctttattagtcTATGTGTTTTGGTTACTCTTCGTTTTTTGCATGATACTTACATTTCGCATGATGACTCGTTGTCCGTTTCGTAAAATCTCAAAACGTCAAACTCAATATCAACTCGTTAACAATAGTACACctgaatattaataaaaaaatctctatatatatacatatatacaagtagtatataaatatttattattccaataatttttaagtatgtacttattatattatacaaatacatattgtTATGTGTATGTAacgaatttattaacaatttgactagactttaaacaatcatatataaaaataacattagTTCCAACGACTTAACAATatctataattatttatttatttaatatttattaaagaaaaatgtgttaaaCAAAATACTATTTCTAGAAAAGACAAGTagttaattgtttatttaataaaaaaaaaatataaccaatttaCACCATAAATTTACAAGACTTTTATTCATAAATACTTAGAATAGATAATAGAGGGAGTTTGAGTATGAAAAATTcggaaaataaaactaatagtAAATGTATCAGAATCTGATTCTGagacaattttcaatataaattttatcagAATCTGGCTGCATTAATTCataatagaaattttataatCCGAAtccgaaatgtttttttttttttttttgaaaattcgtctttagatattttttatatagaaaatttgttagaaacatattcaaatcgaatttttactagaaaattaattaaatataaaagttctgacaattttaaataaacaacctTTCGATTACAATACTGAGATACTTTTTCCAGCAATGTGTTAAGAAATTGATTGTAAAACAAGGAGACGTTCAACACAACTTGGGCTATCACGGCGCCGCTGCAGAGAATTTTGAGTACATTAGACTTGTTCCCATATAAAGCAACGGTATCGGACGATAGAGTACAGGTCAGCTGTACTGCACATGCCAACGGATTTAACAGCTCCTGACAGTTTTCTTTGGGGattcatatttgtatttaaaacaagtaagagagctatcttatatacctttcaccaaattatacttcaaaatacaaattttaaatatctttaggtaaacaaaatttgttttttccagttgttttttaattttttggaaaatttttttttcgaattatttaaaattttttttcaaattttaaaatttattttttttaaattttaaaatttattttttttaaatttaaacaaaatatttaattttttaaatttatttttttttttttgaagaaaaaaaattcggatttaaaaatattttttccgattttgacccattgtaggtccatcttactatggtcttatatacgtcgttgcaaaggtctttgaaatatctatcattagatccagatatacataggtcaaaaataggtaaaaaggtgaagggtataaaaaattataataatcgcataaataaaaaagttataaacctCTTAAACCATATAGCTCATTCCGTGTCACCCTGTATcatttaaaaggacttcaattataattaatttttcgcAGTGTATTGTTCAATGtaaccagtgttgccaatttatttaatttgtttaactaCACTAACTTTCGATGTCCCAAAAGACTTTTAATGGAACACAATCAAACTAAACAAACTAATGTAGTTTCCTGATATGGAGGCGTTACATGGAATAAACTGTGCCTGGTCCTGCAACCAGTATGACATAATGACGTTATGTGCCAAATATCTGATATTCTAGTTTCTATATATTACCACAGATGTGACTCTGGATATTTTAAGATAtcagtttatatatttgaaactCTGAATTACTGTTTACGTAGAGATAATCAGAAATTGCACATCTACATTAGGTTTCccaatttcccggactttttcccTTCCCaggagaaaattataaaatcgttttattcccgtttttttttcgaattttagaCTTTCGGTTATTTAAACTGTAAGgcttctttgtcaactgactatttgttgctagaaccgaaaaaaatctatggatatataATGGTATCATTCAATTAGCACCAAATTTGGTTAATACAACGAatctaaatattcttattttgaaaagaaaactgaTAAACCGacataaatttccaaaaattacacaCGACATGTGTAATTACAAATTAAGTGGCAACACTGAATGAAACACACACAGCCATGTGCTGCCATCTGCCATTTTTATTTCACACACACACTATACTCACTACTGCTGCCATCTGtcggttgtgaaaaaatatCTTGTGACGCCTCAAAAGATGGCgtatattaattgttataaagTGCTAAACAAatcgtaaaaaaataattctcggggaaaataaatgtaaaaatcagTGGAAAAGAtacaatttaataacaaattactATAATTAAACGCATACTAAACATGTAAATAACGAATCTGAACACAAACACAATTGtttaaacaacaaatacaaagcaaaaatCAAATAGATTCACAAAAGCAACCAAAAAACGCTGCTGTGGTTGTACGTGAAgagaagataaaaaaaaataacgcaaagccaaaaaagaagcagccacgaagtgaaaataaaatactgaaaagaaaattattaataaaaggtAGCAACGAAAGAAAAAGTAATTGCAGTGAATTGATTAGAATTGtaagaataatttaattatttttgtaaatgtaatAGCGATTGTGGTAGATAACAGAGAATGAAGGATAAGAATTCCTTCACTGCAATATTGTGCgtgttttctttattatttttattgtaaagcGGTGTCACTTTACACTCAAACTCACGTAGTGCTAAACCAATAAATAATACTTCCATAAATACATTGTTGTGCTAGCAAAGAATTTTTGTTGGATTAAAAAAGATCTCATGCTAGTGGAATGCTTTGGGACATTTTTAACAGAGTTTGGAAGGAGTTAAATcgtttgttgtgttttaaatgaaagttgtaaaaagtttttaatgaatttgtcgCGATTTCCAAATTATGCGTTTaacatttctatacaaaaattgtgtaaaattgagattttgaaaaattttctgtacaaaaattatgtgaaaatgagattttgaaaaattttctgtgcgaaatttgtgtgaaaatgagattttgaaaaaatttctgtGCGAAATTTGTGTGAAAATGTGATTTATGACAAAATGTCAGTacaaaaattatgtgaaaatgtgattttgacaaattttctttaaaaaaaaatgtttcaattaagattttgaataattttctataaaaaaaattaggtcaGAATgtgattatgacaaaaaatattgtgGCAAAATGTGattttgacaaattttctatatagaaattgttccaaaatgtaattttcgcaaattttctatataaaaattgtgtCAAAATGTGATTCtgacaaattttttattcaaaacttttattgaaatgtgattttgacaaattttcttttaaaaaattggttcATGTAAGATTTTTGccaattttatattcaaaaattattacaaataaaaatgattGTGACTAAATGTGattttgacaaattttctatataaaaattgtgCCAAATGTGTTATTggcaaattttctttaaaaaaaatgttttagttaaaatttgggccaattttctatacaaaatttttgtcagaatgtgattttgacaaaaaagattGTGTCAAAAAGTGGTTTtggcaaattttctatataaaaattgtgtcaaatgtgattttgacaaattttctttgtaaaaatTCTTCCCAAATGTGATCTtggtctttaaaaaaaattttcaaattaagatttttaccaattttctatacaaaaattatgtcaaaatctgattttgacaaaaaagactGTGcaaatttcctatataaaaatTGTGCCAAAATGTGATTTCGAAAAACTCTATACAAAAATTGTTCTAAAATCTGGTTTtatcaaattttgattttgacaaATTTTCTTGTACAAAAAggtgattttgaaaaattttctatataaaaaaaatgtgtcaaaatgagattttgataaattttctttcaaaaaaatgtgtcaaaatgtgattttgataaattttctttcaaaaaaatgtttcatatacaattttgacaattttctatacaaaaattgattgaaaatctgatttccttaaattttctaaaaagtttttctgaagtatattttatgcaaaagttGTTACGGAAAGATATTTCTATACAGAATTTGTTCAGACgctgataaatttattttagaatcagaatttaaaaaaatcttttcagtattgttttttgttagattttttttaaacaaaatcgatattttattaaacactGAAGTAAagtaattcaaatattttagatttagtagtttttgaaattttatgaaaattaagtttGTATTAATTAAAAGTTGTTATCAAGAGAAGAGATTTTTTAAGACTTTgatttcaaattgaattttttgtttgatttttcaacacttgaatagatgtttattttctttttatagatTTCGATTTGTAtcgaatacaaaaattttaaatctgccggtatttatttataaaacatggCGGATATTGCATATCCAACGGGATGCAAACCCCTAACAGAAGATTTGGGAACGGATGAATTAATACGACGTCTTAAGGTAAGTTCTTTACCTCCTCTATTTACCAAACATGTCGCCTTATTTCTTGCTATTATTTATTTCCTTAGACCTTAGCCAATACTCTACAGGCCATGGGTCAAGATGATGGCTTATATCAACAGTATATACCACTCTCAATACATCTGGCAGACTATTGCTTTCTGCATCATCAATCACGCGATGTACAATTGTTGGTGGCCTGCTGTATAGCCGATGTATTGCGTGTTTATGCACCAGAGGCTCCCTACAAAGATCAAGAACAAATCAagaatatatttatgtttttcattAAACAATTGCAGGGTCTTAAAGATCCAAAGGATCCTTCGTTTAAACGTTATTTCTATCTGTTGGAAAATTTGGCATATGTTAAATCGTTTAATATGTGCTTCGAATTGGAAGATTGTGCggaaatattttgtgaactatttGGCATGATGTTTAAAATTGTCAAGTAAGTTTCGGTTTTACCtgtattgaatgataatttgtACTAATATAATTGTAATGTCAATTGCAGTGAGGAGCACAGTGCcaaagttaaaaatttcatgATCGATATCATGTCGCCTTTGATAAATGAAGCCGATAATTTCACCACAGACATTTTGGATATAATATTGATAAATATTGTTGAGCCCAAAAAATCACACAACAAATTTGCCTACCAATTAGCCGAACAGTTGATTGTCAAGACCTGTGACTCTTTGGAGACTATAATCAAATTGGTATGTTGCAAAATCTTCTTGAATattagagaaaattttatttatttatttgtttacagtTCTTTAATCAAGTTTTGGTTTTGGATAAAATTGATAATAGTTACGAGATATGTCATAAGATATACGATCTAATCTATGAATTACACATCATATGTCCAAATATCTTGTGTTCGGTGTTGCCTCAGTTGGAGTGTAAACTGAAATCATCAAATGAACAAGAGCGTTTAAGTAAGTAAACATAATTATCAACTACGAaagcaaataaaataagaataaatgaGAAAATTACATTGCAAGCACAAGAAAACAATTTactcaattatatttttctttatttcatgttgTATTACAGAGGCTGTTTCGCTTTTGGCTCGCATGTTCTCCGAAAAAGATTCTCAACTATCGAAAAAACACTCTGCCTTATTGCGCATGTTTTTGGGTCGTTTCTGTGACATATCCGTTAGCATACG
Proteins encoded in this region:
- the Mppe gene encoding metallophosphoesterase 1 homolog isoform X2, whose product is MPSMRFANRLVTRTLLLLTLLLGAYNEIFIYYFNRTSWQEINCKLDNCTRMLLIADPQLLGLTYDKSFYSGVARYDSDRYLQKTFQQALTFTKPHIICFLGDLLDEGNVASPDEFQSYVQRFRSIYKTHEDIRLIHIPGDNDIGGENGEYISNLNIHRFEEAFTQRDIFDYNLLRFFKINRMMLDFTNPDRLNNKQKLRIGLSHAPILIGGGPLLRAILTELDPHIIFSGHWHESRIFIHPSTKVISFYEPTVKHFNLKQMKEQQHSYLEIMVPTSSYRMGKTNIGMGYAVLENYDLSYTVLWLPNRFISLLVYVFWLLFVFCMILTFRMMTRCPFRKISKRQTQYQLVNNSTPEY
- the Mppe gene encoding metallophosphoesterase 1 homolog isoform X1, which translates into the protein MPSMRFANRLVTRTLLLLTLLLGAYNEIFIYYFNRTSWQEINCKLDNCTRMLLIADPQLLGLTYDKSFYSGVARYDSDRYLQKTFQQALTFTKPHIICFLGDLLDEGNVASPDEFQSYVQRFRSIYKTHEDIRFKMLSPFNQLIHIPGDNDIGGENGEYISNLNIHRFEEAFTQRDIFDYNLLRFFKINRMMLDFTNPDRLNNKQKLRIGLSHAPILIGGGPLLRAILTELDPHIIFSGHWHESRIFIHPSTKVISFYEPTVKHFNLKQMKEQQHSYLEIMVPTSSYRMGKTNIGMGYAVLENYDLSYTVLWLPNRFISLLVYVFWLLFVFCMILTFRMMTRCPFRKISKRQTQYQLVNNSTPEY